The Triticum dicoccoides isolate Atlit2015 ecotype Zavitan chromosome 6A, WEW_v2.0, whole genome shotgun sequence genome has a window encoding:
- the LOC119315055 gene encoding uncharacterized protein LOC119315055: MSASAGYGTTQTIKAQSVPEKYILRRYTKRPNIQPTFDRNDLRTVASNKASQYCIESSLLTLNMRVHRKSLRSQEQMARTRVVMDKLEQELDAMHSADNGGVADNEAIEKDIATMLSEMNHMGAIDPFENEEEEQQQPELARVDTQEQRQTHMQDHELDGAVGEQHDNSTSYKQHQERVIKPPIFSNTKGRKSKMQATAKKPPRPIKRVEFGPDGKPLGVRACGFCNVVSNHNYRTCPLRTDATVNKNKQIGATQLSTNGDNTRNSYTCRKCGGTDGHNARTCKVGKEVSGAEHKQGKVQSSKQSNEDDEEEEFDENDGQSDEDNEDDSVGGEETETDDEAAKAQPGKSVGKAQHSGTVRRSSRLNNT; encoded by the exons atgagtgcgagtgcaggctatgggaccacacag acaattaaggctcaaagcgttccagagaaatacatactcaggagatacaccaaacgACCGAATATCCAGCCAACATTTGACAGAAATGACTTGAGGACAGTAGcgtcaaacaaggcatcccaatactgcattgaaagctcactgctgacgctgaacatgagggtgcacagaaaaagcttgagaagccaagagcaaatggcaaggacgcgggtcgtcatggacaaacttgaacaagaactcgacGCCATGCATTCTGCTGACAATGGGGGTGTCGCGGACAATGAAGCCATTGAGAAGGATATTGCTACAATGTTGTCCGAGATGAACCATATGGGAGCTATTGACCCGTTTGAGAACgaggaagaggagcagcagcaaCCGGAGCTTGCCCGTGTGGACACTCAAGAGCAACGACAAACTCACATGCAAGATCATGAGCTTGATGGTGCTGTAGGCGAACAACATGACAATAGCACATCCTACAAGCAGCATCAGGAAAGGGTGATTAAACCCCCaatattctcaaacacaaaggggaggaagagcaagATGCAAGCAACAGCCAAAAAGCCACCACGCCCCATCAAGCGCGTGGAATTTGGCCCGGACGGCAAACCCCTCGGGGTAAGGGCATGCGGATTCTGCAATGTCGTGAGCAACCATAACTACCGCACATGCCCACTCCGCACAGATGCCACTGTCAACAAGAACAAGCAGATTGGAGCCACCCAACTTTCTACCAATGGAGACAACACACGTAACAGCTACACTTGCCGCAAGTGTGGCGGAACTGACGGACATAATGCCCGcacgtgcaaagtgggcaaggaggtcagTGGAGCTGAACATAAACAGGGCAAGGTACAGAGTTCCAAGCAAtcaaatgaagacgatgaagaagaagagtttgatgagaatgacggccaatcagacgaagacaatgaagatgacagtgtcgggggcgaggaaactgaaactgacgatgaagctgccaaggctcaacCTGGAAAGAGCGTTGGCAAGGCACAACATTCGGGGACAGTTAGGAGAAGCTCAAGACTGAACAATACATAG